A window of Thunnus thynnus chromosome 17, fThuThy2.1, whole genome shotgun sequence contains these coding sequences:
- the LOC137168058 gene encoding microtubule-associated serine/threonine-protein kinase 2-like: MGPQQQLTASQKSAQMNSVAQFSNSGLLQATYALRFIQRQLVELAMDCDDTVQNGLVSFQYLVQLQNKLEKLLHETRSVCSPPLRKPVESDFETIKRVSCGGFGSVNLVRHTLSGEAFAMKIIKWQNFTRKSDIRQVLAERDILTFTESPYVVSLFCSLDTQRDVRMVMEYVAGGDCASLLEDWKRFPVDMARMYIAETTMALEYIHSYGILHRDLKPSNLLISSTGHIKMTDFGLAKIGPVQMTGDLQMEPVERIVREFTDKEVAGTAIYIAPETILKRGYGKPVDWWALGIILYEFLVGEPPFNGDTFNDLFNQVVDDDISWPEGEKAPPTDAQDLISLLLRKNAIIRLGTGGAVEVKAHPFFQGLDWNNLLSQEPLFVPKLKTEEDTSYFDSRSDLCSDDEHSDDESPVELPDFCSVAFRFRKVYGSPMHVSISTFNQSLLPRLSEGEESSSDEEEESEYGYYEESSSEEELEFSSGEVEFEFIYNEEEEFESTTDEEEESEYGYYEESSSEEELEFSSGEVVFEFIYNEEEEFESTTDEEEESEYGYYEEESSEEELEFSSGEVEFVYRYDEEEEFETTTDDEEFEYRYYEEESSEEEQEFSSGDVEFVYRYDEEEEFEEEQEFSSDEEEFEDVYEGNKFDELNEEEKWDEGFEEEELEDVYEGNKFDELNEEEKWDEGFEEEENDEFDEFSEEEDSENIHEKEGNKDKVGEEEEQQQLAQQNQATLRRRRRRRKRRRGGRKKGRKGKKIRRGRGRGKKRRWCKRRRRRRRERRRKNRGCRRSRRGKPRR, from the exons ATGGGACCTCAGCAACAGCTAACAGCA TCCCAGAAATCAGCCCAAATGAACTCAGTGGCACAGTTCTCAAACAGTGGTCTGCTCCAGGCCACTTATGCCCTGAGATTCATTCAGAGACAGCTGGTGGAGCTGGCCATGGACTGTGACGACACGGTCCAGAATGGTCTGGTCAGCTTCCAATACCTAGTGCAGCTGCAAAATAAACTGGAGAAACTCCTCCATGAG ACCCGCTCAGTTTGCAGTCCTCCTCTCAGAAAACCAGTAGAGAGTGATTTTGAAACCATCAAGCGGGTCAGCTGTGGCGGCTTTGG GTCTGTAAACCTTGTGCGCCACACGCTCAGCGGTGAAGCTTTTgccatgaaaataataaaatggcAGAACTTCACCAGAAAATCTGACATCCGGCAGGTGTTGGCAGAGCGAGACATCCTCACCTTCACCGAGAGTCCCTACGTTGTCTCGTTGTTTTGTTCACTTGACACACAGAGGGACGTCCGCATGGTGATGGAATATGTAGCAG GTGGGGATTGTGCCTCCCTGCTAGAAGACTGGAAACGTTTTCCTGTGGATATGGCCAGGATGTACATCGCGGAGACCACCATGGCTTTGGAGTACATCCACAGTTACGGCATCCTCCACAGGGACCTCAAACCCAGCAA TTTGTTGATCAGTTCCACGGGTCATATTAAGATGACTGACTTTGGACTGGCAAAGATCGGTCCAGTGCAAATGACAGGAGACCTCCAAATGGAACCTGTCGAGAGAATCGTCCGTGAGTTCACTGACAAAGAG GTAGCGGGCACCGCAATCTACATTGCTCCAGAAACCATCCTGAAGCGAGGCTATGGAAAGCCTGTAGACTGGTGGGCCTTGGGCATCATTTTGTACGAGTTCCTGGTGGGTGAACCTCCTTTTAATGGGGACACATTCAATGACCTCTTTAACCAGGTGGTCGACG acGATATCAGCTGGCCGGAGGGGGAGAAAGCCCCGCCCACTGACGCCCAGGACCTCATCAGCCTTCTCCTGCGAAAGAACGCTATTATTCGGCTGGGTACAG GAGGAGCCGTTGAGGTGAAGGCGCATCCATTTTTCCAGGGTCTGGACTGGAACAACCTCCTAAGTCAGGAGCCTCTATTTGTCCCCAAACTGAAGACTGAGGAAGACACCAGCTACTTTGACT CCCGTTCAGACTTGTGCAGCGATGATGAACATAGCGATGATGAATCACCTGTGGAACTCCCAGACTTCTGCTCTGTTGCCTTCCGCTTCAGAAAG GTTTACGGCAGCCCGATGCACGTGTCCATCTCCACCTTCAACCAGAGCCTGCTGCCAAGACTCAGCGAGGGGGAGGAGTCCagcagtgatgaagaggaggagtcTGAGTATGGCTATTATGAAGAGTCGTCATCTGAGGAAGAGCTGGAGTTCAGTAGTGGTGAAGTGGAGTTTGAGTTCATATATaatgaagaggaggagtttGAGAGCACtactgatgaagaggaggagtcTGAGTATGGCTATTATGAAGAGTCGTCGTCTGAGGAAGAGCTGGAGTTCAGTAGTGGTGAAGTGGTGTTTGAGTTCATATATaatgaagaggaggagtttGAGAGCACtactgatgaagaggaggagtcTGAGTATGGCTATTATGAAGAGGAGTCATCTGAGGAAGAGCTGGAGTTCAGTAGTGGTGAAGTGGAGTTTGTGTACAGatatgatgaagaggaggagtttGAGACCACTACTGATGATGAGGAGTTTGAGTATAGATATTATGAAGAGGAGTCATCTGAGGAAGAGCAGGAGTTCAGTAGTGGTGATGTGGAGTTTGTGTACAGatatgatgaagaggaggagtttGAGGAAGAGCAGGAGTTCAGTAGTGATGAGGAGGAGTTTGAGGATGTTTATGAAGGCAACAAGTTTGATGAACTTAATGAGGAAGAGAAGTGGGATGAAGGTTTTGAGGAGGAGGAACTGGAGGATGTTTATGAAGGCAACAAGTTTGATGAACTTAATGAGGAAGAGAAGTGGGATGAAGgttttgaggaggaggagaatgatGAGTTTGATGAGTTCAGTGAGGAGGAGGACTCTGAGAACATTCATGAAAAGGAGGGAAACAAGGATAAAGttggtgaggaagaggagcagcagcaacTTGCTCAACAAAACCAAGCcacactgaggaggaggaggaggaggaggaagaggaggagaggaggacgaAAGAAGGGGAGGAAGGGGAAGAAGATACGGAGGGGCAGGGGGAGgggaaagaagagaagatggtgcaagaggaggaggaggagaagaagggagaggaggaggaaaaacagaggtTGCAGGAGGAGCAGAAGAGGAAAACCAAGAAGATGA